A genomic window from Hyalangium minutum includes:
- a CDS encoding DUF6310 domain-containing protein, which yields MTTERSHPQCEPIPVPHAGEDDPHNECADTFPPNRYPGNDVLVGGKRFDALQVGVRVLWEIKTHRFETYSGFLRGQVIRDQVVELVEARNIATACGYGFVVGVSTQAHKDALEAAEPSLTIVVTGCKR from the coding sequence GTGACTACGGAGCGCAGCCACCCCCAGTGCGAGCCCATCCCGGTGCCGCACGCGGGCGAAGATGACCCGCATAACGAGTGCGCCGACACGTTTCCGCCGAACCGCTACCCCGGAAATGACGTACTCGTTGGCGGCAAGCGCTTTGATGCGCTGCAAGTCGGAGTGCGTGTGCTATGGGAGATCAAGACCCATCGATTTGAAACGTACAGTGGCTTTCTGCGGGGTCAGGTGATCAGAGATCAGGTGGTCGAACTGGTGGAAGCGCGAAACATCGCGACGGCCTGTGGATACGGTTTCGTCGTTGGGGTGAGCACCCAAGCCCACAAAGACGCGCTAGAGGCAGCCGAGCCCTCTCTCACCATCGTCGTCACTGGGTGCAAGCGATGA